In Thermosynechococcus sichuanensis E542, a single genomic region encodes these proteins:
- a CDS encoding FGGY-family carbohydrate kinase — MTTALGIDFGTSGARAIAIDPEGKILATARRPLHQPDQPQEWAATLRALILDIPSAIRQQIQRIAIDATSSTVFLCNAQGQPCSPVLLYNDDRAQDHVQTLRQILTTEHLVLSATSSLVKLLWLQTHYPRGNAVLVHQADWLAFLLHGQLGISDWHNALKLGYDPAKEAYPDWFRHPTLTPLQPLLPKVVPPGTVLGKVTATDLGLSPNCEVCAGTTDSIAAFLASGASEVGEAVTSLGSTLVLKLLSASRVEDLRAGIYSHRLGDRWLVGGASNCGAAILAQFFTPEELERLSAEMDVSQPTGLDYYPLLKRGERFPINDPHLEPRLEPRPADPRRFLQGLLESLSRIEAQGYAQLQRLGASPLKRVWTAGGGAHNPAWLALRQQHLGVPVAISPYTEAAYGTARLAQGQLNSGTTAPEFPASAD, encoded by the coding sequence ATGACGACTGCCTTGGGGATTGATTTTGGTACCTCGGGGGCGCGGGCGATCGCCATTGATCCTGAAGGCAAGATTCTCGCCACTGCTCGTCGTCCGCTGCACCAGCCCGATCAACCCCAAGAATGGGCAGCAACACTGCGGGCGTTGATTTTAGATATTCCAAGTGCTATCCGTCAGCAAATTCAGCGGATTGCCATTGATGCCACCTCTAGCACCGTTTTCCTCTGTAATGCTCAGGGGCAGCCCTGTTCACCGGTTCTCCTCTACAACGACGATCGCGCCCAAGATCATGTTCAAACCCTGCGGCAGATTTTAACCACGGAGCACCTTGTCCTGAGTGCCACCAGTAGTTTAGTCAAGCTGTTGTGGCTCCAGACCCACTACCCAAGGGGAAATGCTGTTTTGGTACACCAAGCCGACTGGCTGGCTTTCTTACTCCACGGTCAACTGGGCATTTCCGACTGGCACAATGCCCTGAAGTTGGGCTATGACCCGGCAAAGGAAGCCTACCCCGACTGGTTCCGCCACCCCACGCTTACGCCCTTGCAGCCCCTGCTCCCTAAGGTCGTGCCCCCCGGTACGGTTCTGGGAAAGGTCACAGCCACCGATTTAGGCTTGTCTCCAAACTGCGAGGTGTGTGCCGGTACGACCGATAGCATTGCCGCCTTTTTAGCCAGTGGTGCCTCTGAGGTGGGTGAAGCGGTGACCTCCTTGGGGTCAACCCTTGTGCTGAAGCTTTTGAGTGCCTCTAGGGTAGAGGATTTGAGAGCGGGGATCTATAGTCATCGTTTGGGCGATCGCTGGCTAGTGGGGGGTGCCTCCAACTGTGGCGCGGCGATTTTAGCCCAGTTTTTCACCCCCGAGGAACTAGAGCGCCTCAGTGCCGAAATGGATGTGAGTCAACCCACGGGCTTGGACTACTATCCTTTGCTCAAGCGGGGTGAGCGCTTTCCGATTAATGATCCTCACCTAGAGCCTCGCCTAGAGCCACGACCCGCCGACCCTCGCCGCTTTTTGCAGGGACTCCTTGAAAGTCTCAGTCGCATTGAAGCCCAAGGCTATGCCCAATTGCAGCGTTTGGGTGCCTCACCCCTGAAACGGGTCTGGACGGCCGGCGGGGGTGCCCATAATCCAGCGTGGTTAGCACTGCGTCAGCAACACCTAGGGGTGCCGGTGGCCATTTCACCCTACACTGAGGCCGCTTATGGAACAGCCCGTCTTGCCCAAGGACAACTCAACTCGGGTACAACTGCTCCTGAATTTCCAGCTTCAGCCGATTGA
- a CDS encoding GTP-binding protein — translation MIERSPANSLLKELQGTIDDLEDYQSARSYEAAKSALEKLLFECKATSPEKASLARAIADLEEMLDKLHYGVVQIAVFGMVGRGKSSLLNALLGEPYFATGPIHGVTQKEASVLWQISEAQRGNPIRLIDTPGLDEVNGAAREQLAREVAAQADLILFVIAGDLTRLEYQALSELRQAGKPMILVFNKVDQYPEADREAIYTKIRDERVKELLSPEEIVMVAAAPLVPQVQRDSQGRVQVKMTVGAPQVEPLKRKILEVLEREGKALIALNSMLFANKVSEELARYKLQLRDHEANQLIWKGAVTKALAIALNPVTVLDMVSSAVIDLTTIQLLSRLYDIELTEAGAKELLQTIALAMGSISLGEFAVNLGLSSLKGLLGLATPMSGGIALGPYLSVAMTQAGIAGVSSYTMGQVAKTYFANGAGWGAAGPKTVVQQILSQLDQRHILNRLKLEIQEQLYPS, via the coding sequence GTGATAGAGCGATCGCCAGCGAATTCCCTCCTAAAGGAACTTCAAGGCACAATTGATGATCTTGAAGACTACCAAAGTGCCCGTAGCTACGAAGCGGCCAAGAGTGCCCTTGAAAAATTACTGTTCGAGTGCAAAGCCACTAGCCCTGAAAAAGCCTCCCTCGCCCGCGCGATCGCTGACCTCGAAGAAATGCTCGACAAGCTCCACTATGGGGTCGTGCAAATTGCCGTCTTTGGCATGGTGGGGCGGGGCAAATCCTCCCTGCTAAATGCCCTGCTGGGAGAACCCTACTTTGCCACGGGGCCGATTCATGGTGTCACGCAAAAAGAAGCTAGTGTCCTTTGGCAAATTTCTGAAGCCCAGCGTGGCAATCCCATCCGCCTAATTGATACACCGGGATTAGACGAAGTTAATGGCGCGGCACGGGAGCAACTGGCACGGGAGGTCGCTGCCCAAGCGGATTTGATTCTCTTTGTCATTGCCGGGGACTTGACCCGTCTTGAATACCAAGCCCTCAGTGAGCTGCGGCAGGCGGGCAAGCCAATGATTCTGGTCTTTAACAAAGTGGATCAGTACCCAGAGGCGGATCGCGAGGCCATCTACACCAAAATCCGCGATGAGCGGGTCAAAGAACTCCTTTCCCCTGAAGAAATTGTTATGGTGGCAGCAGCCCCCCTTGTCCCCCAAGTGCAGCGGGATAGCCAAGGACGAGTACAGGTAAAAATGACCGTCGGTGCCCCCCAAGTGGAACCCTTGAAACGGAAAATCTTGGAGGTGCTAGAGCGCGAAGGCAAAGCCCTGATTGCCCTTAATTCAATGCTCTTTGCTAATAAAGTGAGTGAAGAGTTAGCCCGCTACAAGCTGCAACTGCGGGATCATGAGGCCAATCAACTGATTTGGAAAGGGGCGGTGACCAAGGCACTGGCGATCGCCCTCAACCCCGTCACCGTGCTCGATATGGTCAGCAGTGCTGTTATTGATTTGACGACGATTCAACTGCTCTCGCGCCTCTACGACATTGAACTCACAGAAGCGGGCGCCAAGGAACTGCTCCAAACCATTGCCCTTGCCATGGGCAGCATTAGTTTAGGGGAATTTGCCGTCAATTTGGGACTCAGTTCCCTCAAGGGATTGTTGGGATTGGCTACGCCCATGAGCGGCGGCATTGCCCTTGGCCCTTATCTATCGGTGGCCATGACCCAAGCGGGGATTGCTGGTGTTTCCTCCTATACGATGGGACAAGTGGCCAAAACCTATTTTGCCAATGGCGCAGGCTGGGGGGCTGCAGGACCCAAAACTGTTGTTCAGCAAATCCTCAGTCAACTGGATCAGCGCCATATCCTCAATCGGCTGAAGCTGGAAATTCAGGAGCAGTTGTACCCGAGTTGA